attttgtaaataaaatttgatgaaaaacaCCGGGAACAAAGATCAGTGTATCGGCGCGTAAGGAAGCAGTGTTTCTTTCTGTAGAATAACATCATGGAGCTCGAGAGACACGAGCATTGTGAAAATTGTGTTAAGCTTCATTGCAACACTCCAGATGGTTGTAGGATGATTTTTTGTGAGTTCGGTTGTGGCGCTCAGTTGCACAGTTGTAAGATGAAAGACCACAAGAATTTGTGCCAAAGGTGCCGGATTCCTTGTATAAATTCAGGCTATGGATGCCCAGCGGTACTCACAAGGGAAAGCTTGAGATCGCATTTACACCGTTGCCCGGCCAGTGTGATATTTTGTACAATGGAGTGGAACCGCTACCCGGTATATTCAAAATCGCGCTTGAGTTGGGTGCCATTTTTTCAGCCGAACCCAGTGTTAGTAAAAGGACATCTAGATGTAGAACTCGCTTTTCGTGATCAAAGGATTCTTCGTGAAGGCTTTAGACGTCGTTTCAAGAAGGGCAAAGCAAAAGTCGATTTGCTGAGAACTTCTTCAGCCACGCCGAAACAGGCAGGTGCTTTAAAAACAGATTCACGAAGAATGGCGATGGCTTCAGCTTTGTCCTCTTTAGAGAACAAGATACGTAAAGAGCGTGTCGGTGGAGAATATTCGGGCGAAGATCTGGAGGTGGAAAGCAGAGATGTACTAGAACGTGACACATTAAAGAGCAACAGTCTTGAAGACTTGTTTTCTGAAGAGAGCATAAGCTTAATTGAAAGTGATTCAAGTGATGATATTGAAAAGCCTTTACGTGATCATGAAAGTGATCCGTCGGAAATAAAATTGCACCGGCTGCAGTTATCCAAAGACGAGGAAATTGAAGGTGTTGAAAAAGATCAAGACGAAGAAAAACCTTCCTCGTGTTCCTTTGGCAATGAAATACCACCCCCTCCGATCCATTTGCCTGTGTACTTGGACAAACCTCTGGGGTTAAACGTGGTTGTTGAGACCCTACCCAAGTTCCAGAAGCAATTACCAATGTACTCCATACCATGTAGCCAGGTATTTCGTCGTGATGAATACAGCGGCCACTTCAAAAATGTCCACAGTGATATACAGGGGGGTCTTAATGGGTGGCTGGAACAACGGTGCCCCCTATCACAATACGGCTGCACCTTTGTTCGGTATCGAATCCTTCCACACAGCCAGACTGGGTCGGTGATATTTAATCGGGAACTGGGAAGCTTTGGTGTAAAACCGGTAGCATATTGTCAGAATTTGAATGAAGTAAGAGGAACTGCAAATCCTGTGGAACACACAGTTGATCTTTTGACGTCACTGCCATTGGAGATTTTAGAAAAGGTTGCAAGATATCTGGATGGGTTTAGCTTGTGTAACTTTTCACGCACTAGTAAGCTACTCAGAGAAGTTTGTAGGAACGTGCTGGAGAGAAAGGGAATGGTGTTGTTTGAGTGGGAAAAGAGGATTTATGACAATGGTAGCTGGTCATGGAGGGTACGTCAAAAGGTCAGTTTGTAATTCATGTGAACTATggtaaaaatgttatttctgctcaaGTTAAAAATAAGAGGACAGGTGGGCCCTTTTCATCGAATTTGGCTAATTTATTAATAACACATGTAATTAACTgtggtacagtgtacatgtaggttggtcatcacagtcagcaaacacaATGTTTTCCTGGTAATGACGGACCACAATTTTATCATagaactttttctttttgtaagtaATTTTTATTCAGCTAGTCAAGGAGATTTTCACCACATCCTCACATCACCCATCTATCTGTGCTCACCTCTgtttcacaaaagaaaaaaagaaaaaaaaaaaagaaatttataattttcatttgaaaccaatgttttttttcttggcacCATTTTCCTACTTATTATTTGTACAGGCTCCTATTGTTGTATTTAAGTATTGTGTTGTATTTACTTAGTTATTATATTGTGCTAAAACCACTGACTTAACATATTTTACTAAATAATACAATAACTTAATTATCATGATCCATATTGGTAAtttttacatacatgtaatactaAAAATTCCTTTCTTGTGCacataacattaattttattgttctttTAACAAAGCAGTTTTAAGTAGTTTGGGAAACAGTGCTCTTTTACTTTTATTCCCGTTGCTAGAGAGCTGCAACCAGTTTTTTATCCATgataaaaacatacatgtacatgtaccgtaCTTCCTAGTGCCATTGGAAATCAATCAAACTAGACGAGGACTGAGTCATTGTGAAGGCACTTTGCATTCATGTATCCATGGAATTTTTGAGAGAGCAAAAAAGACAGTAATTTTACATTGCTTCTGAATCAGTTTTCTGTTATCAAAAGTCTGGTCGTGCCGTACCTCACTGAACAGTCTTCAGGATTGGGCAGAAGATCAATAGAACGAACAAtggataacaatggatttagcacagaaaacaatgagaagtacgacactatataCAGCCAATGAAGTATAGTGTTTAAATTGCctatgaaacaaaaaataactcaGGTTTATTTGAAAGATCTCTtgagaaaaaaggaaacatggtgttctcatttttaaaatatctcaTATCATTGGGGAGATATTAAGGTTTTTGTGTTAAAactgatgacatcatcagtggttctaagaggaaaacaaatcacaaaattcaaaatatCTTCAGAAATATTACAGcagttctcttcaaacttgCCCTAATAATGTTTACCAGTCAGCACATAAAATGACACCCATTGtacagttgccatggcaaccgtTTTGCTTTCAGATCAAGGTTGTGCGGAACTGGTGTTTCTGCTTTCTGTCTTAACCAAACATCATTCACACTCAATGAGTTGATTAGGAGACCTACAGCAACATGGGCTCTACCTGTGTTTTGAGCAGGATTGTCTGTCTTGCTTGATTTGAGAGGAAATTGAGAAACTTCATTTATAATCAAAAGGGACTGAAGCCAAAAGTGTTGCCATGGTTACATCATACTCTGCACCATCTTGCACCTTACTTAAGGGTTATTACTCATGCCAAGTTTGAATCATATCGCTGTCACACTTTGAGAGATATTCTTGATTTTGTGATCCATCTTCCAGCGGAACCACTGATGACGTCCTCAATTTGCCAATTTGCATAACGCaaaaactcaaatatctctgaaacaaaaaaagatagTCCAAAATAgtcattattttgaaaactcTTTCAAATAGGCATAAatcattttttacttcataggcactttaacaagaggtacgacccaaCCCCAAAAGTCAGGCTGGGTACATTGCAAGTGATCTTCAAAGAAACATTGTCTTTGAACTCAGAATCACATGTAAATGGTTCCCATGTTCCTTTctctaaataaataagtaaataaataagtaaatgatttatttgtttgtcaTCACCCAGTACACTTTTTGTGCATCAATATGCTATGGGTCAAATAAAGCACtgaattaaggacggtacctactaattcaaagatatttttgtgcggtttactgaatatgcggaaaagcctgcagatcttagcaagtgttattgaaatccaaaaagaaaattggggttaaccatgcatttttcgaagataattaatcaacaataattatttgtataaaaaagctttaaaatccaaagcaatgtatggcgttcttttccaaattgaagcttaattatctctgaaaaatgct
The Montipora capricornis isolate CH-2021 chromosome 10, ASM3666992v2, whole genome shotgun sequence genome window above contains:
- the LOC138018496 gene encoding F-box only protein 30-like; its protein translation is MELERHEHCENCVKLHCNTPDGCRMIFCEFGCGAQLHSCKMKDHKNLCQRCRIPCINSGYGCPAVLTRESLRSHLHRCPASVIFCTMEWNRYPVYSKSRLSWVPFFQPNPVLVKGHLDVELAFRDQRILREGFRRRFKKGKAKVDLLRTSSATPKQAGALKTDSRRMAMASALSSLENKIRKERVGGEYSGEDLEVESRDVLERDTLKSNSLEDLFSEESISLIESDSSDDIEKPLRDHESDPSEIKLHRLQLSKDEEIEGVEKDQDEEKPSSCSFGNEIPPPPIHLPVYLDKPLGLNVVVETLPKFQKQLPMYSIPCSQVFRRDEYSGHFKNVHSDIQGGLNGWLEQRCPLSQYGCTFVRYRILPHSQTGSVIFNRELGSFGVKPVAYCQNLNEVRGTANPVEHTVDLLTSLPLEILEKVARYLDGFSLCNFSRTSKLLREVCRNVLERKGMVLFEWEKRIYDNGSWSWRVRQKRWYFSTSFSSVDQWVHSDSPFMAAHLEECKYFDHCVPPRQFSYCNIVAPDKPASSWSKCQVDEIGLEYAPGQLGDQMDEIALECHLSDDTETSTSDSEDELQEAEDL